Genomic segment of Myxococcus stipitatus:
AGCTGCATCAGCTCTCCGCCCGCGAGCGGCCCATACTTCGCGATGTCCGCTTCCGCCCAGCTCGCGCCTTCCCGCGCCACGGCCTCGCGCAACGGCAGGTCCGTCTTCCAGGCGTCGTACACCAGGGGGGGCGCCTGATTGGTGACTTCGTGGGTGATGAACGTCGTCGCGAGGGGGCCGGAAGTACTCATGAGGTCGAGGATAGGCGAGCCCCACGGCTGGAGCGAGCGCAACTTCCCGGCCCGTCCGCCCCCCGCGCGAGCAGGGCTCAGAACGTCATCGTGATGACCAGCGTGTCGGAGTACGCGCCCGCGGACGCGGCCTGGCCCGCGGGAATCCGGCCGTAGATGGGGACGGTGACCTCCACCGCGTTCACGGGAAACACAGGCCCGTAGCGCGTGGTGCCCAGCGAGCCATTGCCCCAGATGAGCAGCCGCGTGGCGTCGAGGTAGAGGTTGTAGTTGAGCCTGTTGTTGGACGGGCCCTGGAGCTGCCTGGGGGAGTAGCTCCCGGCGCCGCCCGCGCTCAGGTCGAGCGTCAGCGTGCTCAGCTGGGGCTGGGCATCGCAGCGGTAGGTGATGCTGCCCGCGGCGTCGAGCGGAAGGGTGGCGCTGCTGGTATAGGCGCCGAAGCTGGGCGCCACCGTGGACTGGATGCTGCAGACGGCGTGGGCGGCCGGCAGGCAGAGCAGGTTCGCCCCCAACACCATCCAGGCCCTCGCGTGACTCGGGACGCCGCGGCTACTCATCCACGCACCTCACGGTCCCCAGGTCGATGACCTGTCCCGTCTGGGAGGGGACCTGCAACACCGCATGACAGATGCCATGGGTGTACTGGACCGTCGCGGGGTGTCGACCGGGAGGCAACCCCACCAGCTCGAACTCGCCATGCCACCCGATGGGGGAAGTCCACCGCTGACCCTCCACGGTGACCTGGACCTCTCCGTGGGCGGGCACGCGCGGGGGAGGCCCGTCGGAGAGCACCAGGGTGCCTCGGAAGGCGCGCACGGTGTCCACCTGGAAGTCGAGCACCACGCCACCTCGCCGCCACGGCGCCACCTGCCGCTCCGTCGCCGGGACGTAGACTTCCAAGGGAAGGTCCTCGTCCGTGAGCGACAGTCGGTTGACGCCATAGGCTTGCAGCCGCGTCACCATCAGCTCGCCCTGGGCGTTCGTCCTCCCGATGAGGTGGTTGTTGAGCCGCACCCCGACCCCCTCCACCCCCTCCACGCGCACCAGCGCATAGCCCTGGTCCACCGGGCGCGTGGCGTGGATGCGTCCCCCCAGGGCGACCAGTCCACCGGAGACCTCGGCCGCGCCCACCAGCACGCCCTCGCGCCACTCCGCGCCCGCGGCGTAGCGGCCCACGTTCGTCTCGTAGTCGACGCGCGCGAGCGCCAGGTCATGGCGGCCCACCTGTCCCTGGACCTGGAAGCCCAGGCCGCCCTCCAGCGGAATGCCGCGCGACAGGTCCACCGCGGTGAGTCCGCCCCCGCGTGCTTGCGTGTGGCTCACGCTCCCGCTCGTCATCGTGTCGAGGATGGCGGTCAGGGACACCATGCCCTCCAGCGAGGAGGGACGCCGGGGCTCCTGGTTGCGGTGGGCGGAGAAGGAGATCAACGTCCGGCCCGTGACCTGGACGGTGGTCGTCGCGCCCAGCCACGTCGTCCAGCCCAGCGACTTCCACCGCCGCAGCAGCGCCTGTCCCGTGAGGCTGAAGCGGCCCCCCAGCGCGACGAAGAGCGAGCCGCCCGTCTCCAGCCTCGGGTGGGGCGCGTCGTGCGCGAGGCTGCTGTTGGCATACGCGGGGCTCATGACCCGCGTGAAGACGGTGCCTCCCGCGCGAAGTCCCTGGACGGTGTAGGCCGTGCCCGCCGCCGCGCCCGTGCGCCGGTGGGAGATGCTCACCGCCTCGGAGAACTCGAGTTCGCCCAGCGGGAGCTGGAGCCACTGCACGGAGCCGGTGCTGAACAGGTCCGGCGACAGCTCCAGTCTCAGGCCCGGTGTCAGCCAGGGCGTGGCGCCCATCCGGAAGTGGCCCAGCAGCAGCGGGCGGCCATAGTCGAAGCTCCGCGTGCTCAGCGACTCACGCTCCACGCCCAGGGACAGCTGGTAGTCCGCCACCCCCGGCGCGAGCAGCTGCGCTCCCAGCGAATACGCGGAGCTCACCTCCCGCGTGCGCCCGAAGGCATCCCTCACCACGTAGCGCGTGAGCCCCTCGCCTCGCGGCACCGTGAGGTTCTCCAGCCGGTAGGGGCCGGGCGGCAGCTCGGTGCGACGCACCAGCCGGTTGTTGACGTAGACCTCCAGCGTGGACGGCGTGGTGACGTCGCCCGCCAGGTCCTGCACGGGATTGCGGACGAAGTAGGGGTTGAGCTCGAACGAGCGCAGGACGTGGACCCCCGCCACCACCGCGCCCCCGCCCAGCACGCCGCCGTACCCGGTGGCCTCGCCGGCGATGGCGCGCACCATCACCTCCGGGAAGTCCACCGTGAGCTGGCTCAACCCACGCAAGGGCAGACCGCCCGGCGTCCACCGGCCCTGCGTCGTCAGGAG
This window contains:
- a CDS encoding spore coat U domain-containing protein, with amino-acid sequence MSSRGVPSHARAWMVLGANLLCLPAAHAVCSIQSTVAPSFGAYTSSATLPLDAAGSITYRCDAQPQLSTLTLDLSAGGAGSYSPRQLQGPSNNRLNYNLYLDATRLLIWGNGSLGTTRYGPVFPVNAVEVTVPIYGRIPAGQAASAGAYSDTLVITMTF
- a CDS encoding fimbria/pilus outer membrane usher protein, which produces MSGLNEAVSRAALGLVLALTPAWAEESPAPVPPATPIVAELTLNGTNRGDVFPLLRGEDVLLPVSALEAAGVDPGWLRGLVEVVDGTAYVSLQSLTPRARCQLDPDTTRLTCELPASAFTVTRVNLAPSPPPDYQVTGSPSAFVNYAAHARNTTLSLFGEAGMSLDRALLTTQGRWTPGGLPLRGLSQLTVDFPEVMVRAIAGEATGYGGVLGGGAVVAGVHVLRSFELNPYFVRNPVQDLAGDVTTPSTLEVYVNNRLVRRTELPPGPYRLENLTVPRGEGLTRYVVRDAFGRTREVSSAYSLGAQLLAPGVADYQLSLGVERESLSTRSFDYGRPLLLGHFRMGATPWLTPGLRLELSPDLFSTGSVQWLQLPLGELEFSEAVSISHRRTGAAAGTAYTVQGLRAGGTVFTRVMSPAYANSSLAHDAPHPRLETGGSLFVALGGRFSLTGQALLRRWKSLGWTTWLGATTTVQVTGRTLISFSAHRNQEPRRPSSLEGMVSLTAILDTMTSGSVSHTQARGGGLTAVDLSRGIPLEGGLGFQVQGQVGRHDLALARVDYETNVGRYAAGAEWREGVLVGAAEVSGGLVALGGRIHATRPVDQGYALVRVEGVEGVGVRLNNHLIGRTNAQGELMVTRLQAYGVNRLSLTDEDLPLEVYVPATERQVAPWRRGGVVLDFQVDTVRAFRGTLVLSDGPPPRVPAHGEVQVTVEGQRWTSPIGWHGEFELVGLPPGRHPATVQYTHGICHAVLQVPSQTGQVIDLGTVRCVDE